One Micromonospora sp. WMMD1120 genomic region harbors:
- a CDS encoding histidine phosphatase family protein, with the protein MRTRLIFVRHGESLHQIEGVVGGPHGCRGLTTLGHEQAHHLAQRLTGEVAADRPIAVYSSVLRRAVETAQPIGAAFGIRSVADCGLCTWHTPPYADGLPTARFRTEHAVPGGGVFRPFEDGNESWAELVVRVSRAIMEIAHRHRGATVILVGHSETVEGAFHALGAQPIFRGFDLDVPPASITEWTTDHDPGDWPPARWTLRRFADTGGWARA; encoded by the coding sequence ATGCGGACACGTTTGATCTTCGTGCGACACGGCGAGTCGCTCCACCAGATCGAGGGGGTCGTCGGTGGGCCCCACGGTTGTCGGGGTCTGACCACTCTCGGCCACGAGCAGGCACACCACCTGGCGCAGCGGCTCACCGGCGAGGTCGCCGCCGACCGGCCGATCGCGGTCTACTCGTCCGTGCTGCGCAGGGCCGTCGAGACCGCCCAACCGATCGGTGCCGCTTTCGGCATCCGGTCGGTGGCCGACTGCGGGTTGTGCACCTGGCACACACCCCCGTACGCCGACGGTCTCCCGACCGCCCGCTTCCGCACCGAACACGCGGTGCCGGGCGGGGGCGTGTTCCGGCCGTTCGAGGACGGCAACGAGAGCTGGGCCGAACTGGTGGTCCGGGTCAGCCGCGCGATCATGGAGATCGCCCACCGGCACCGGGGCGCCACGGTGATCCTGGTCGGCCACAGCGAGACCGTCGAGGGCGCGTTCCACGCGCTCGGCGCGCAACCCATCTTCCGGGGATTCGACCTGGACGTGCCCCCGGCCTCGATCACCGAGTGGACCACCGACCACGACCCCGGCGACTGGCCGCCGGCCCGCTGGACGCTGCGCCGCTTCGCCGACACCGGCGGATGGGCCAGAGCGTGA
- a CDS encoding VOC family protein, producing MDTIPARLSVVTLGARDIGALRSFYRSLGWPEVPASDDGWSAFLLGGVLFALYPLPELAAEAAPGVPGPAGGWSGVTLACNVDSRAQVDAAFRAAVAAGATVVAAPTDRSWGGRSGYFADPEGNRWEVAWAGTARFDERGALLSFG from the coding sequence ATGGACACGATTCCCGCTCGACTGTCAGTGGTCACGCTGGGCGCCCGCGACATCGGCGCGTTGCGCTCGTTCTACCGGTCGTTGGGCTGGCCCGAGGTGCCGGCGAGCGACGACGGCTGGTCGGCGTTCCTCCTGGGCGGCGTGTTGTTCGCGCTCTATCCGCTGCCGGAGCTGGCCGCCGAGGCGGCACCCGGCGTGCCCGGCCCGGCGGGTGGTTGGTCGGGCGTGACCCTGGCCTGCAACGTCGACAGCCGGGCACAGGTCGACGCGGCGTTCCGCGCGGCCGTCGCGGCGGGGGCGACGGTGGTGGCGGCGCCGACGGACCGGTCGTGGGGTGGGCGCTCCGGTTACTTCGCCGACCCGGAGGGCAACCGTTGGGAGGTCGCGTGGGCGGGCACGGCGCGCTTCGACGAGCGGGGCGCGCTGCTCTCCTTCGGTTGA
- a CDS encoding protein-tyrosine phosphatase family protein, with protein MTDAQSWSAQPGVLVLPSGATVRGRRIAAAAPPADFAVLLAPGPDPAWPHRRVRWPDFWIPLDRADALDALRDALRRAHDGERVEVACRGGVGRTGTALAALTILDGLPVERAVPWVRAGYHPKAVETPWQRRWLRRVT; from the coding sequence ATGACAGACGCGCAATCGTGGTCGGCGCAGCCGGGTGTGCTCGTACTGCCGAGTGGAGCGACGGTGCGCGGACGCCGGATCGCCGCTGCGGCCCCGCCCGCCGACTTCGCGGTGCTGTTGGCGCCGGGTCCGGACCCGGCGTGGCCGCACCGGCGGGTCCGGTGGCCGGACTTCTGGATTCCGCTCGACCGGGCGGACGCCCTGGACGCCCTGCGGGACGCGCTGCGACGCGCGCACGACGGCGAACGCGTCGAGGTGGCCTGTCGGGGCGGTGTGGGGCGCACCGGGACGGCGCTGGCCGCGTTGACGATCCTGGACGGTCTGCCGGTCGAGCGGGCGGTGCCGTGGGTCCGGGCCGGCTACCACCCGAAGGCGGTGGAGACCCCCTGGCAGCGACGTTGGCTACGCCGCGTCACCTGA
- a CDS encoding response regulator transcription factor, protein MRLVLAEDSALLREGLTRLLAEEAHEVLAAVGGADELVEAVERCRPDVVVTDVRMPPTHTDDGLRAALEIRRRWPSTGVLVLSQYVERRYAGRLLADRPEGVGYLLKDRVAQVDDFLDALDRVAAGGTALDPEVVRQVVAGSERADPLGRLTPRERDVLHEMAQGHTNLAIAERLHVSQSAVEKHVNAIFDKLDLAHATGYSRRILAVLRYLAPGDSGSPDRTTRPG, encoded by the coding sequence GTGCGGCTAGTTCTCGCCGAGGACTCCGCGTTGCTCCGGGAGGGCCTGACCCGGCTGCTCGCCGAGGAGGCCCACGAGGTCCTCGCCGCGGTCGGCGGCGCCGACGAACTGGTGGAGGCGGTCGAACGGTGCCGTCCCGACGTGGTGGTCACCGACGTCCGGATGCCCCCCACCCATACCGACGACGGGCTACGCGCCGCGTTGGAGATCCGCCGACGCTGGCCGTCCACCGGCGTCCTCGTGCTCTCCCAGTACGTGGAGAGGCGCTACGCCGGCCGGCTGCTCGCGGACCGTCCCGAAGGGGTCGGTTACCTGCTCAAGGACCGGGTCGCCCAGGTGGACGACTTCCTCGACGCGCTCGACCGGGTCGCCGCCGGGGGAACGGCGCTCGACCCGGAAGTGGTCCGTCAGGTGGTCGCCGGCTCGGAGCGCGCCGATCCACTCGGTCGGCTCACCCCGCGCGAACGGGACGTCCTGCACGAGATGGCCCAGGGACACACGAACCTCGCCATCGCCGAGCGCCTGCACGTGTCGCAGAGCGCGGTGGAGAAACACGTCAACGCCATCTTCGACAAGCTCGACCTGGCGCACGCGACCGGCTACAGCCGCCGGATCCTCGCAGTGTTGCGCTACCTCGCTCCCGGCGACTCCGGGTCGCCGGACCGGACGACACGCCCGGGATGA
- a CDS encoding serine/threonine-protein kinase: MSPFMPTLRLHDRYVLHERIGLGGMSEVWRADDEVLGRPVAIKVLAGQFATDPQLRATIQREARAAARLTHPQVTQVYDYAEATLADGVVVPYLVMELVEGHNLGDRLRDGPLPWPEAVRVAGQIAAALAAAHRIGVVHRDVKPGNVMLTDTGAKVLDFGIAALGGLDGQSGEPLMGTPAYFAPERLRSGPPDPASDVYALGALLYRTLTGRAPLPVQSWEDALEVHRRGTPVPPLRLPGLPADIAELTVACLAADPADRPSAAYLARRFGAGQPVEPPTELLRRTPAAHPPTLIDRSAVRGSPVAASPARRRSRRPLAVLVAAGLAVLVGLGALLVQNPFDDPGARRPVDIAGAPSAPGPAPTPTTHSPTPATPSPPRPTASTAPPTVAQQVPVSLREVSGEFAAVLAGAVARGEVDRRTAEDLRDDLADLNRRTRDRAERVADLRERIAELVERDRLPARTGAQLDALLGQAGGFSNGRTDD; encoded by the coding sequence ATGTCACCTTTCATGCCCACCCTCCGTCTCCACGACCGCTACGTTCTGCACGAACGGATCGGTCTCGGCGGCATGTCCGAGGTGTGGCGCGCCGACGACGAGGTGCTCGGCCGGCCGGTCGCGATCAAGGTGCTCGCCGGGCAGTTCGCCACCGACCCGCAACTGCGGGCCACCATCCAGCGCGAGGCCCGCGCGGCCGCCCGGCTGACCCACCCCCAGGTGACCCAGGTGTACGACTACGCCGAGGCGACCCTCGCCGACGGCGTCGTGGTGCCGTACCTGGTGATGGAACTCGTCGAGGGGCACAACCTGGGCGACCGGCTGCGGGACGGGCCGCTGCCCTGGCCCGAGGCGGTCCGGGTGGCCGGGCAGATCGCCGCCGCGTTGGCCGCCGCGCACCGGATCGGCGTCGTGCACCGTGACGTCAAACCCGGCAACGTCATGCTGACCGACACCGGCGCGAAGGTGCTCGACTTCGGCATCGCCGCGCTCGGCGGGCTGGACGGTCAGTCCGGCGAACCGCTGATGGGCACGCCCGCCTACTTCGCCCCGGAGCGCCTGCGCTCCGGCCCGCCCGACCCGGCGAGTGACGTGTACGCCCTCGGCGCGCTGCTCTACCGCACCCTCACCGGTCGGGCGCCGCTGCCCGTGCAGAGCTGGGAGGACGCCCTGGAGGTGCACCGGCGGGGCACCCCGGTGCCACCGCTGCGGCTGCCCGGCCTGCCCGCCGACATCGCCGAGCTGACCGTCGCCTGTCTGGCCGCCGACCCGGCCGACCGGCCGAGCGCCGCCTACCTGGCCCGCCGATTCGGCGCCGGTCAGCCGGTCGAACCCCCCACCGAGTTGCTGCGCCGTACCCCGGCAGCGCACCCGCCGACCCTGATCGACCGCTCGGCGGTCCGTGGCTCCCCGGTCGCCGCCAGCCCGGCCCGCCGCCGATCGCGCCGCCCCCTCGCCGTGCTCGTCGCGGCCGGTCTCGCGGTGCTGGTCGGCCTCGGGGCCCTGCTCGTGCAGAACCCGTTCGACGATCCGGGCGCTCGCCGCCCGGTCGACATCGCCGGCGCGCCGTCGGCCCCCGGTCCGGCGCCCACACCGACGACGCATTCGCCGACGCCGGCCACGCCGTCCCCGCCGCGACCCACAGCGAGCACCGCGCCACCGACCGTCGCGCAGCAGGTGCCGGTCAGCCTCCGCGAGGTGAGCGGCGAGTTCGCCGCGGTGCTCGCCGGCGCTGTCGCGCGCGGCGAGGTCGACCGACGGACCGCAGAGGACCTGCGCGACGACCTCGCCGACCTCAACCGCCGCACCAGGGACCGGGCCGAGCGCGTCGCCGACCTGCGGGAGCGCATCGCCGAGTTGGTCGAGCGCGACCGGCTCCCGGCGCGCACCGGCGCCCAACTCGACGCCCTGCTCGGCCAGGCGGGCGGCTTCTCCAATGGCCGTACGGACGACTGA
- a CDS encoding DedA family protein, translating into MIRTSHVVLATGTPTAAAEPPQGGMVGYVTDLVERLGGPGAGLAVALENLFPPIPSEVILPLAGFVAAQGRMSLVGAIFWTTLGSVLGALALYLIGASLGRDRMRAIAARLPLVKLSDVDRTEAWFLRHGVKAVFFGRMIPIFRSLISVPAGVERMPVSTFLIYTTLGSLIWNSTFVLAGYLLGDNWHLVEGYVGTLQKVVIVVCVAAAVWFVGSRLLRARRAARDPEPADVEQRSLYGVPDPEGRGTLYRGGSWASDER; encoded by the coding sequence ATGATTCGAACGTCGCACGTCGTGCTCGCCACCGGAACCCCCACCGCCGCTGCGGAACCGCCCCAGGGTGGAATGGTCGGCTACGTCACTGACCTGGTGGAACGGCTCGGTGGCCCGGGTGCTGGCCTGGCGGTGGCGTTGGAGAACCTGTTCCCGCCGATCCCCAGCGAGGTGATCCTGCCGCTGGCCGGGTTCGTCGCCGCGCAGGGTCGGATGAGCCTGGTCGGTGCGATCTTCTGGACCACGCTCGGCTCGGTGCTGGGCGCGCTGGCGCTCTACCTGATCGGCGCGTCGTTGGGGCGCGACCGGATGCGCGCCATCGCGGCCCGACTGCCGCTGGTGAAACTCAGCGACGTGGACCGGACCGAGGCGTGGTTCCTGCGCCACGGCGTGAAAGCGGTCTTCTTCGGCCGGATGATCCCGATCTTCCGGAGCCTGATCTCCGTACCGGCGGGGGTGGAGCGGATGCCGGTGAGCACGTTCCTGATCTACACCACGCTGGGCAGCCTGATCTGGAACAGCACCTTCGTGCTCGCCGGTTATCTGCTCGGCGACAACTGGCACCTCGTCGAGGGCTACGTCGGCACGCTCCAGAAGGTCGTGATCGTGGTCTGCGTGGCGGCGGCGGTCTGGTTCGTCGGGTCCCGTCTGCTGCGCGCCCGCCGCGCCGCCCGCGACCCCGAGCCGGCCGACGTCGAGCAGCGCTCGCTGTACGGCGTGCCCGACCCCGAGGGGCGGGGAACCCTCTACCGGGGCGGATCGTGGGCGTCGGACGAGCGCTAG
- a CDS encoding DinB family protein, which produces MTIFPGTFADDVIGQPAKTQFETFIDEHRRALNDCLDGLTEEQARRSLVPSRTTLLGLVKHAAFVEKVWFDEAVTCRPRAEIGIPATPDESFILDDGDTVASIQRTHREACEASRRATASLGLDDVLRGNRRGPLPLRWVYLHVLRELAQHCGHAEILREQILAAD; this is translated from the coding sequence GTGACCATCTTCCCGGGGACCTTCGCCGACGACGTCATCGGCCAGCCGGCCAAGACGCAGTTCGAGACGTTCATCGACGAGCACCGCAGGGCGCTCAACGACTGCCTGGACGGGCTGACCGAGGAGCAGGCACGCCGGTCCTTGGTGCCGTCGCGCACCACACTGCTCGGGCTGGTCAAGCACGCCGCGTTCGTGGAGAAGGTCTGGTTCGACGAGGCCGTCACCTGCCGCCCCCGCGCCGAGATCGGCATCCCCGCGACGCCGGACGAGTCGTTCATCCTCGACGACGGCGACACCGTCGCCAGCATCCAGCGGACGCACCGCGAGGCGTGCGAGGCGTCTCGTCGGGCGACGGCGTCGCTGGGCCTGGACGACGTGTTGCGGGGCAACCGGCGCGGCCCGCTGCCGCTACGCTGGGTCTACCTGCACGTGCTGCGCGAGCTGGCCCAGCACTGCGGGCACGCGGAGATCCTGCGCGAGCAGATCCTGGCCGCCGACTAG
- a CDS encoding GGDEF domain-containing protein, with translation MPDPMSVASGLCAAGALLSSWQLRRRAVRAEAEIGHLQAELAAERHAASHDPLTGLPNRRAFYRLAAALLTDAAGQPLIAVVLDLDDFKLVNDRYGHAAGDQVLISVAERLAGFAGDNLVARLGGDEFAGLLSTPTVDRRWIEHSTRRLSETVAAPIRLNGCSVRVTASVGLAPVTGPAQLTEALSRADAAMYQAKSLLGPRVPRQLVDSALLADC, from the coding sequence GTGCCGGATCCGATGAGTGTCGCCTCCGGTCTCTGCGCGGCCGGAGCGCTGCTCTCCTCATGGCAGCTGCGCCGCCGGGCGGTGCGCGCCGAGGCCGAGATCGGGCACCTCCAGGCCGAGCTGGCCGCCGAGCGGCACGCGGCGAGCCACGACCCACTCACCGGGTTGCCCAACCGGCGCGCCTTCTACCGGTTGGCCGCCGCCCTGCTCACCGACGCCGCCGGCCAGCCGTTGATCGCCGTGGTGCTCGACCTCGACGACTTCAAGCTGGTCAACGACCGGTACGGGCACGCCGCCGGTGACCAGGTGCTGATCAGCGTGGCCGAGCGGCTGGCGGGCTTCGCCGGCGACAACCTCGTCGCCCGCCTCGGAGGCGACGAGTTCGCCGGGCTGCTCTCCACCCCCACCGTCGACCGGCGCTGGATCGAGCACTCCACCCGCCGGCTCAGCGAGACCGTCGCCGCGCCGATCCGGTTGAACGGATGCAGCGTCCGGGTCACCGCCTCCGTCGGGCTCGCGCCGGTGACCGGCCCGGCCCAGCTCACCGAAGCGCTCAGCCGCGCCGACGCGGCCATGTACCAGGCAAAGAGCCTTCTCGGGCCCCGCGTGCCCCGGCAACTGGTCGACAGCGCCCTGCTCGCCGACTGCTGA
- a CDS encoding NAD(P)H-dependent oxidoreductase has translation MASISALVLNCTLKPSPAPSSSEQLAREVLAELAAQGVEGDLVRVVDHDVRFGVSTDEGDGDAWPTIRAKLLAAQVLVIATPIWLGQPSSVCKMVLERLDAELSETDDEGRLLTYGKVAGVAVVGNEDGAHHTIGQVQQALNEVGFTLAASAATYWVGEALQKVDYRDAGPKPDTTGRTTKALALNTAHLARLLADQPYPPPDTRRAAVSPSREPA, from the coding sequence GTGGCGAGCATCAGTGCCCTGGTACTCAACTGCACCCTCAAGCCGTCACCGGCGCCGTCCAGCTCGGAGCAGCTCGCCCGGGAGGTGCTCGCCGAGCTTGCCGCCCAGGGCGTCGAGGGCGACCTCGTCCGGGTCGTCGACCATGATGTTCGCTTCGGGGTGTCCACCGATGAGGGCGACGGCGACGCGTGGCCGACGATCCGCGCCAAACTGCTGGCCGCCCAGGTGCTCGTCATCGCGACACCGATCTGGCTCGGCCAGCCGTCAAGCGTCTGCAAGATGGTCCTCGAACGCCTCGACGCCGAACTCTCCGAGACCGACGACGAGGGCCGGCTCCTGACCTACGGCAAGGTGGCGGGCGTCGCCGTCGTCGGCAACGAGGACGGCGCGCATCACACCATCGGCCAGGTCCAGCAGGCCCTCAACGAGGTCGGGTTCACCCTCGCCGCCTCCGCCGCGACCTACTGGGTCGGTGAGGCGCTCCAGAAGGTGGACTATCGCGACGCGGGTCCCAAACCCGACACCACCGGCCGCACCACGAAGGCCCTGGCGCTCAACACCGCGCACCTGGCCCGGCTTCTCGCCGACCAGCCGTACCCACCGCCGGACACCCGGCGTGCCGCGGTCAGCCCGAGCCGCGAACCGGCCTAA
- a CDS encoding helix-turn-helix transcriptional regulator has translation MLLGAQLRRLRESSGVTREGAGWEIRASESKISRMELGRVGFKERDVADLLTLYGVTEDHEREALLKLARDANSPGWWHRYGDVLPSWFQSYLGLEAAAALIRSYEVQFVPGLLQTPEYARAVVLLGHGSAAPAEIDRRVALRMQRQQLLDRENPPLLWAVVDEAALRRPIGGVGVMRGQLAALIEATKAPNIRLQVIPFAAGGHAAAGGAFTILRFGDQELPDIVYIEQLTSAIYLDKRDDLDYYAVAMERLCVEAEPPERTPEILGRLLDDLYQE, from the coding sequence ATGCTGCTCGGCGCCCAGTTGCGGCGGCTGCGGGAGTCCAGTGGAGTGACCCGCGAGGGCGCCGGTTGGGAGATCCGCGCCTCCGAATCCAAGATCAGCCGGATGGAGCTGGGCCGGGTCGGCTTCAAGGAGCGCGACGTCGCCGACCTGTTGACCCTCTACGGCGTCACCGAGGACCACGAGCGCGAAGCGCTGCTGAAGCTCGCCCGCGACGCCAACAGCCCCGGCTGGTGGCACCGCTACGGCGACGTGTTGCCCAGCTGGTTCCAGTCGTACCTCGGTCTGGAGGCGGCGGCGGCGCTGATCCGCAGCTACGAGGTGCAGTTCGTGCCCGGCCTGCTGCAGACCCCGGAGTACGCCCGGGCGGTCGTGCTGCTCGGGCACGGCTCGGCGGCCCCCGCCGAGATCGACCGCCGGGTCGCGCTGCGGATGCAGCGGCAGCAACTGCTCGACCGGGAGAACCCGCCGCTGCTCTGGGCCGTGGTGGACGAGGCGGCGCTGCGCCGACCGATCGGCGGCGTCGGCGTCATGCGGGGTCAGCTCGCCGCACTCATCGAGGCGACCAAGGCGCCCAACATCCGGCTCCAGGTCATCCCGTTCGCCGCCGGTGGGCATGCCGCCGCCGGTGGCGCCTTCACCATCCTGCGCTTCGGCGACCAGGAGCTGCCCGACATCGTCTACATCGAACAGCTCACCAGCGCCATCTACCTCGACAAGCGCGACGACCTGGATTACTACGCGGTGGCCATGGAGCGGCTCTGCGTCGAGGCCGAGCCGCCGGAACGGACGCCGGAGATCCTCGGGCGGCTGCTCGACGACCTCTACCAGGAGTGA
- a CDS encoding histidine kinase: MLRGGLVTSWGRLRLPAGVAAGILTAAVELAFLLVSAVAIGISALSPPARRRAGDLTGRGAAWLVRLERHRLAGLVDGAELPAPSEVTARGRLGYLAARLVPGVLGLLAYAVLGIGTVLAGIVLRSAARGELPLVDALSQSAVGAVLLLLNIQALASIAALDVRLARRLLGPGSRAELTRRVQELTTSRAGVIAAVDAERQRIERDLHDGLQQRLVALGMLLGRARRARDPDRAQALLAQAHEDVQRAVEELREVAWRVYPSALDGSDLGEVLSMVARRSEVPVRIHCDLPVRPDRQVETVLYFVACEALTNAAKHAAATLVALRIDVREGWIRMRVHDDGVGGADPTGRGLSGLARRVAALDGRLAVESPVGGPTTILAELPCG, encoded by the coding sequence GTGCTGCGGGGTGGGCTGGTCACGTCGTGGGGCCGGCTCCGGCTGCCGGCCGGCGTTGCCGCCGGAATCCTGACCGCCGCCGTCGAACTCGCCTTCCTCCTCGTCAGCGCCGTCGCGATCGGAATCTCGGCGCTCTCGCCCCCGGCCAGACGCCGGGCTGGTGACCTGACCGGCAGGGGTGCCGCGTGGCTGGTGCGGCTGGAACGCCACCGCCTCGCCGGCCTGGTCGACGGAGCCGAACTGCCCGCGCCCAGCGAGGTGACGGCCCGGGGGCGGTTGGGCTACCTGGCCGCCCGGTTGGTGCCCGGGGTGCTCGGTCTGCTGGCGTACGCGGTGTTGGGCATCGGCACGGTGCTGGCCGGGATCGTGCTGCGCTCGGCGGCGCGCGGGGAACTGCCCCTGGTCGACGCCCTGTCCCAGAGCGCGGTCGGGGCGGTGCTGCTGCTGCTCAACATCCAGGCCCTCGCGAGCATCGCCGCTCTGGACGTACGGCTGGCCCGACGCCTGCTCGGCCCGGGAAGTCGGGCGGAGCTGACCCGGCGGGTCCAGGAGTTGACCACCAGCCGAGCCGGCGTCATCGCCGCTGTCGACGCGGAACGGCAGCGCATCGAACGCGACCTGCACGACGGCCTGCAGCAGCGGTTGGTCGCGCTCGGCATGCTGCTCGGCCGCGCCCGGCGGGCACGTGACCCGGACCGCGCCCAGGCGCTGCTCGCCCAGGCCCACGAGGATGTGCAGCGGGCCGTGGAGGAGTTGCGGGAGGTGGCCTGGCGGGTCTACCCCTCGGCGTTGGACGGCAGCGACCTGGGCGAGGTGCTGTCCATGGTCGCCCGCCGCTCCGAGGTGCCGGTACGGATCCACTGCGACCTGCCGGTCCGCCCCGACCGGCAGGTCGAGACGGTGCTCTACTTCGTGGCCTGCGAGGCGCTGACCAACGCGGCGAAGCACGCCGCCGCTACCCTTGTCGCGCTTCGGATCGACGTACGGGAGGGGTGGATTCGGATGCGCGTACACGACGACGGCGTCGGCGGTGCGGATCCGACCGGGCGTGGGCTGTCCGGTCTGGCGCGCCGTGTCGCCGCGCTGGACGGCCGTCTGGCGGTGGAGAGTCCGGTCGGCGGCCCGACGACCATCCTCGCGGAGTTGCCGTGCGGCTAG
- a CDS encoding DUF397 domain-containing protein: protein MQQPPNGVPITQLPPLSWQKSRRSNPSGNCVELAELPEGAGIAVRNSRHPEGPALIYTVDEIAAFVLGARDGDFDHLID from the coding sequence ATGCAGCAGCCACCCAATGGCGTACCCATCACTCAGCTGCCGCCGCTGAGCTGGCAGAAAAGTCGCCGCAGCAACCCGAGCGGCAACTGCGTCGAACTCGCCGAACTGCCCGAGGGAGCGGGCATCGCGGTGCGGAACTCACGTCACCCGGAGGGCCCGGCGCTGATCTACACGGTGGACGAGATCGCCGCGTTCGTGCTCGGCGCGCGGGACGGGGACTTCGACCACCTGATCGACTGA
- a CDS encoding type II toxin-antitoxin system PemK/MazF family toxin: MAGLLRNVAARISRVGAAIPSPRRTGPAPAQVARRRQVSALQRRELTYAPERDGQADPGEIVWTWVPYEDDPRQGKDRPVLVVGRHSRTLFGLMLSSQSDRDGQRHWFALGPGEWDRDNRPSWVRLDRVLTMREDSIRREGAVLDRARFDRIGQALRAGYGWR, from the coding sequence GTGGCTGGTCTGTTGAGGAATGTCGCGGCACGTATCTCCCGGGTGGGCGCGGCGATCCCGTCGCCACGGCGTACCGGGCCGGCCCCCGCGCAGGTGGCCCGCCGCCGTCAGGTGAGCGCGTTGCAGCGGCGGGAGCTGACCTACGCTCCGGAGCGGGACGGTCAGGCCGACCCCGGCGAGATCGTCTGGACCTGGGTGCCGTACGAGGACGACCCCCGGCAGGGCAAGGACCGGCCGGTGCTGGTCGTCGGGCGGCACAGCCGTACGCTCTTCGGGCTGATGCTGTCCAGTCAGAGCGACCGGGACGGGCAGCGGCACTGGTTCGCGCTCGGGCCGGGGGAGTGGGACCGCGACAACCGGCCGAGCTGGGTCCGGCTGGACCGGGTGCTCACCATGCGCGAGGACAGCATCCGCCGCGAGGGCGCGGTGCTGGACCGGGCCCGGTTCGACCGGATCGGGCAGGCGCTGCGCGCTGGCTACGGCTGGCGCTGA
- a CDS encoding DUF2267 domain-containing protein, producing the protein MTDGDGFPYFIDAVSRRSGLPSGQAATLARAVLRTMAERVTGDAPDDPVGRLPDRVDGYLIGPPPVEGGAAVAPPTDAGPAEFLRRVQERAGVDPAAARAGTAAVFATLRQAMTVREFHEMVARLPRDDS; encoded by the coding sequence GTGACCGACGGCGACGGTTTCCCGTACTTCATCGACGCGGTGTCCCGGCGGTCCGGCCTGCCGAGCGGGCAGGCCGCCACCCTCGCCCGCGCCGTCCTGCGCACGATGGCCGAACGCGTGACCGGCGACGCGCCGGACGACCCCGTGGGGCGCCTCCCGGACCGGGTCGACGGCTACCTGATCGGTCCACCACCGGTCGAGGGCGGCGCGGCGGTCGCGCCGCCGACGGACGCCGGCCCGGCCGAATTCCTTCGCCGGGTGCAGGAGCGGGCCGGGGTGGACCCGGCCGCCGCCCGCGCCGGGACCGCCGCCGTCTTCGCCACCCTCCGCCAGGCGATGACGGTACGGGAGTTCCACGAGATGGTGGCGCGACTGCCCCGCGACGACTCCTGA
- a CDS encoding substrate-binding domain-containing protein: protein MADAVGVSRSTVSNAYSRPDQLSGELRARIMEAARQLGYPGPNPTARSLRRGFVGSIGVLFTSQLSYAFTDPFAVRFLAGVGAATERHGTSMLLVPLPRSEPDARRAVENAAVDGFCVYCVADEEWALDVIRQRGLPYVSTAVRADAGPEERFVGIDERSAARGVAAHVAGLGHRRVALLADSVLPDAPAGPLRLPGVDRVPHPTTHGRLAGFADAFAEVGVGWADLTLLNAPGNSRQAAAAAVAGLFDRPAPPTAVLAGSDVLALGVLDALAELPGERPPVSVTGFDDVPEAAAAGLTTVRQPAEEKGRIAAELLLDPPADAAAGHVLLPTALVVRGSTGPVPRR, encoded by the coding sequence GTGGCGGACGCGGTCGGCGTCTCCCGCAGCACCGTGTCCAACGCCTACAGCCGCCCCGACCAGCTCTCCGGTGAGCTCCGGGCGCGGATCATGGAGGCCGCCCGTCAGCTCGGCTACCCCGGCCCCAACCCCACCGCGCGCTCGCTGCGCCGAGGGTTCGTGGGCTCGATCGGGGTGCTGTTCACCTCGCAGCTTTCGTACGCCTTCACCGATCCCTTCGCGGTCCGCTTCCTCGCCGGCGTGGGGGCGGCCACCGAGCGGCACGGCACCAGCATGCTGCTGGTGCCACTGCCCCGTTCGGAGCCCGACGCCCGTCGTGCCGTGGAGAACGCCGCCGTCGACGGGTTCTGCGTCTACTGCGTCGCCGACGAGGAGTGGGCGCTGGACGTGATCCGCCAGCGCGGGCTGCCCTACGTCAGCACGGCGGTGCGGGCGGACGCCGGCCCCGAGGAGCGGTTCGTCGGCATCGACGAGCGGAGCGCCGCCCGCGGCGTCGCCGCCCACGTCGCCGGCCTGGGCCACCGCCGGGTCGCGCTGCTGGCCGACTCGGTGCTGCCCGACGCGCCGGCCGGCCCGCTGCGCCTGCCCGGGGTCGACAGGGTGCCACACCCCACCACCCACGGGCGGCTCGCCGGGTTCGCCGACGCGTTCGCCGAGGTCGGCGTGGGCTGGGCCGACCTGACGTTGCTCAACGCGCCGGGCAACAGTCGGCAGGCCGCGGCCGCCGCCGTCGCCGGGCTGTTCGACCGGCCGGCGCCGCCGACCGCCGTCCTGGCCGGCTCCGACGTTCTCGCCCTCGGGGTGCTCGACGCGCTGGCCGAGCTGCCGGGCGAGCGCCCGCCGGTCTCGGTGACCGGCTTCGACGACGTCCCCGAGGCCGCCGCCGCGGGCCTCACCACCGTCCGGCAACCCGCCGAGGAAAAGGGCCGCATCGCCGCCGAGCTCCTGCTCGACCCACCGGCGGACGCGGCGGCCGGTCACGTGCTGCTGCCCACCGCACTCGTCGTCCGCGGTTCCACCGGACCTGTCCCGAGGAGATGA